In the Quercus lobata isolate SW786 chromosome 5, ValleyOak3.0 Primary Assembly, whole genome shotgun sequence genome, one interval contains:
- the LOC115990751 gene encoding uncharacterized protein LOC115990751: MASTSATSSSTSSSTLAVTNTALPVNTSLLLLSNMSSMMTVKLDYSNYTIWKHQIEVILETYSMIDILDDSITIPDRFLKDSSGNLTTKINPNSISWKNREQAMFTFINSTLSPAILALIVGQRSAKGVWKVLEKRFASVSRSHVMSLRNELSAVKKGTDSIDGYFQKIKQIHDRFMIELVVMYCLLRN, translated from the coding sequence ATGGCTTCCACATCTGCAACTTCATCTTCAACCTCTAGTTCAACCCTTGCTGTAACTAATACAGCTTTACCTGTCAACACTTCGTTgcttttattatcaaatatgtCTTCAATGATGACTGTTAAACTCGATTATAGCAACTACACTATTTGGAAGCATCAGATTGAGGTAATTCTTGAAACCTACTCTATGATTGACATTCTTGATGATTCAATTACTATTCCAGATCGTTTTTTGAAGGATTCTTCTGGTAATCTCACTACTAAGATTAACCCTAATTCCATTTCTTGGAAGAATCGTGAACAAGCAATGTTCACTTTTATCAATTCCACTTTATCACCTGCAATTCTTGCTCTCATTGTTGGGCAAAGATCTGCCAAGGGAGTATGGAAGGTGTTAGAAAAGAGGTTTGCCTCAGTGTCAAGGTCTCATGTTATGAGTCTTCGTAATGAACTGAGTGCAGTGAAGAAAGGAACTGATTCAATTGATGGATATTTCCAAAAGATCAAACAGATTCATGATAGATTCATGATAGAACTCGTAGTGATGTATTGTCTATTGAGGAATTAA